In a single window of the Elusimicrobiota bacterium genome:
- the rplW gene encoding 50S ribosomal protein L23 — protein sequence MSDKALHEILVRPLLTERGTGNQEKYNQYLFEAAPDATKTDIKRAVETMFKVTVEKIRTQVVPGKFRRFGRGGGMRPDWKKAIVTVTKGQKIDFATPAA from the coding sequence ATGTCCGATAAAGCTCTCCACGAAATCCTGGTCCGGCCCCTCCTCACCGAGCGCGGCACGGGCAACCAGGAGAAGTACAACCAGTACCTGTTCGAGGCCGCTCCCGACGCGACGAAGACCGACATCAAGCGCGCCGTCGAGACGATGTTCAAGGTCACCGTCGAGAAGATCCGCACGCAGGTCGTCCCCGGCAAGTTCCGCCGGTTCGGACGCGGCGGCGGCATGCGCCCCGACTGGAAGAAGGCCATCGTGACCGTCACGAAGGGCCAGAAGATCGACTTCGCCACCCCCGCCGCCTAA
- the rpsS gene encoding 30S ribosomal protein S19 produces MSRSTKKGPYVEASLLKKVQKQNNAGEKKPIKTWARRCTITPEFVGHTFSVHNGRKFLPVYVNEQMVGHKLGEFSFTRFFKNHGGTHKDADAKT; encoded by the coding sequence ATGAGCCGATCTACTAAGAAGGGACCGTACGTCGAAGCGAGCCTGCTGAAGAAGGTCCAGAAGCAGAACAACGCCGGCGAGAAGAAGCCGATCAAGACCTGGGCGCGCCGCTGCACGATCACGCCCGAGTTCGTCGGCCACACGTTCTCCGTGCACAACGGCCGCAAGTTCCTGCCCGTCTACGTCAACGAGCAGATGGTCGGCCACAAGCTCGGCGAGTTCTCGTTCACCCGCTTCTTCAAGAACCACGGCGGGACGCACAAGGACGCGGACGCCAAGACCTAA
- the rplB gene encoding 50S ribosomal protein L2: MAIKSYKPYTPSRRGMTSQDYSDITTNVPEKSLVSQLKRTGGRNNTGMIMVRHQGGGHKRAFRAIDFKRYDKAGVPGKVVSIEYDPNRSARICLVNYADGEKRYIVQPAGMKVGDSIMSGPDAEIKIGNALPVGKIPEGTFIHCLELNPGKGAQMMRSAGTQAQLMAKDGGYAQIKMPSGEVRMVPDTCYATIGQVGNFEHNTITLGKAGRNRHLGIRPTVRGGAMNATDHPLGGGRGKSKGNNHPRSPWNQLSKGFKTRNKKKVWGWMIVSDRRRSAQHA; encoded by the coding sequence ATGGCCATCAAATCCTACAAGCCGTACACGCCTTCCCGCCGCGGGATGACCTCCCAGGACTACTCGGACATCACCACCAACGTGCCCGAGAAGAGCCTCGTCTCCCAGCTCAAGCGCACCGGCGGCCGCAACAACACCGGCATGATCATGGTCCGCCACCAGGGCGGCGGCCACAAGCGCGCGTTCCGCGCGATCGACTTCAAGCGCTACGACAAGGCCGGCGTCCCCGGCAAGGTCGTCTCGATCGAGTACGACCCGAACCGCTCGGCCCGCATCTGCCTCGTCAACTACGCCGACGGCGAGAAGCGCTACATCGTGCAGCCCGCCGGCATGAAGGTCGGCGACAGCATCATGAGCGGCCCGGACGCCGAGATCAAGATCGGCAACGCGCTCCCCGTCGGCAAGATCCCCGAAGGTACCTTCATCCACTGCCTCGAGCTCAACCCCGGCAAGGGCGCGCAGATGATGCGCTCGGCCGGCACCCAGGCTCAGCTGATGGCGAAGGACGGCGGCTACGCGCAGATCAAGATGCCGTCGGGCGAGGTCCGCATGGTCCCCGACACCTGCTACGCGACGATCGGCCAGGTCGGCAACTTCGAGCACAACACGATCACGCTCGGCAAGGCCGGCCGCAACCGCCACCTCGGCATCCGCCCCACCGTCCGCGGCGGCGCGATGAACGCGACCGACCACCCGCTCGGTGGCGGCCGCGGCAAGTCGAAGGGCAACAATCACCCGCGCTCTCCTTGGAACCAGCTCTCGAAGGGCTTCAAGACGCGCAACAAGAAGAAGGTCTGGGGCTGGATGATCGTCTCCGACCGGCGCCGCTCGGCGCAGCACGCGTAA